From the Malus domestica chromosome 17, GDT2T_hap1 genome, one window contains:
- the LOC103404315 gene encoding E3 ubiquitin-protein ligase SIRP1-like, translating to MMNDGDEEAAFDLEIPLHLRRLQMEVARRHIRRYLEARDDNLIHSNINYFNHNIGNRFREPSAAAASKASIDAMPRVTITVVGADCAICMGDLEIGGEAREMPCKHRFHSPCIEAWLCRRASCPLCRFPVPKEEHH from the coding sequence ATGATGAACGACGGTGACGAGGAAGCAGCGTTCGACCTCGAGATCCCACTTCATCTCCGTCGTTTGCAGATGGAGGTAGCACGACGGCACATACGGCGCTATTTAGAAGCAAGAGACGACAATCTCATCCATTCCAATATCAATTATTTCAACCATAACATTGGCAATCGTTTTCGTGAGCCGTCGGCGGCGGCGGCATCCAAGGCGTCCATAGACGCCATGCCAAGAGTGACGATCACGGTGGTCGGCGCCGACTGCGCTATCTGCATGGGGGACTTGGAAATCGGCGGTGAAGCCAGAGAAATGCCTTGTAAGCACAGGTTTCACTCGCCTTGTATCGAAGCGTGGCTGTGCCGGCGAGCATCCTGCCCGCTTTGCAGGTTCCCTGTTCCCAAGGAAGAACACCATTAG